The Rhopalosiphum maidis isolate BTI-1 chromosome 2, ASM367621v3, whole genome shotgun sequence genome segment acTTACCGTCAATGCGATCTAAAGACCTATTGCCGTTCAAAAAATAACACTTGCGATACTCGCAAAATGACGCAACATTTACGAATCCCACACGAAGCGATCTAATATGTTTCCTTTTTCCTGTACGGAAATTATAACCTGGGAACTCGAAAACAATGcggttttttatgtaaaagttATGGAACCAGCGGCAGTGGTCGTATACAAAGTTTCACCGCGTACAAACTATGCACGAACATCTGAAAACacgcaataacaataataatatgatgatatatatatagcaattaataataattatatttcgtgTGGTTTTTCATCTATTTGTATAACTACCGTAAGATTTACTCACGagagtaaattattatgtattatagactatagtatatatatatagacgtaCACCGGAAATATTTTAGCATAAAGTTAtactttgcatatttttagttaaagtgcaaaatcaaaaatttagtaGAGGGGAGACTGTAAACAAGTGTATCCAAATTCCTATTTCGACCCTGCATCACGAGATTACTTATGTCGGGAGGAGCTGCGTATTAAGTACTACTCGTACTATAGCGTGGTGAACAAAACGTAAAAGGGCCAAAACGAAATAGCTAAAAACACTTATTATCAATAActtcagtaatttttttttcattaactcGGCAGACACAACGAAGACGGATCATACACTTACGGGTACGAGGGATCGGACGGATCGTTCAAGATCGAAACCAAGACGGTGACTGGTGAAGTGACGGGTAAATACGGTTACGTGGACGACTCGGGCAAGTTGCGCGTCGTCGAGTACGGAGCCAACAGGTACGGTTTCCAGCCGTCGGGTGAGGGCATTACCGTCCCGTCACCCACACTGGTGGAGTTGCGACCGGACGATGACGAACGGGACGAGGAACCACCTGTGCCGGCCAAGAGACCGTCGTCCGCCAAACCTGCGAAACCGCTGTACCGACCACAACAAATACCACAGCCGCAACAGCCTCAGCCGATATCGGTGGCTTCCGATTTCGATGACGGCGAATGGACGGCGCAGCCCGCGGCCACCCGGCCACAACAGCCAGCACCACCGTCTCATCACCGCCCGTCGGCCACGGCAACACGCCCGAACAAGTCAATGCCACCGGTGTCCGGTTCGTTCAGGGCCGTTTCCGTGGACGAGCAGTCGTCGGACTCGGGCCCGTCCGCGTCGTTCCGGTCGGTCCAAGACTTCGGCGACAGGCGGCTGGCCGCGCGAAACGAACGTCCGCCCCCCCAAACCTCCGCAGCCGTCGATCATTCGTACCGGACGTTCGAGGAACACCAAGAACCGCTGACGGAACCGCCAACGCTGTACCAGGCGGTCGCCAAACCCGCGGCCAGGCGCTCCGGAACCGCGTCATCCGCGTCCAGGCCCGCGGCGCCGAAGCTGTCCAACAACTACCGCACGGCGCCCAGGCAGATGCGCACCGGCGGCGTTCTCGACCAACTGGCCGAACAGTACGCGCTGCCCGAGTCCCGGTCGCCCGTGTCTCACGACTTTTCGTTCGGATCGGACTCGTGAGTGTGACGGACGTCCGTTTCGTCGGGCGCTTGTGTAAATAttcgtgtatatttaatatgacatttttttttttttaattgaaaataaatgacgattttacgtataaaattaatggtcGATGTGTGGGATTTCTGGTTTGGGAAAATGTTTCCAAgtccttattatatttttaaaatcgttttttttttttttgtccttccgtccaaaaaaatattatcatattattacgtttaaactaaattaaatacaacctTTGCAGAATTAATAAGTTTGTCGAgcagtaataatatacggtTGTACATTACtacgagtatattaaatatatattatatgcaaaataaaatattggcatatattttagtatattataattgtgttaaAAACTATCTAATGATAAGTAGGGCACGAATGTTGTTGCATTTGCAACTTTTTTTCCtactttttcaatatattgataagtacgttttaaatgcaatgttttgcaatttttacaatttttggatttttattgcaattttattgaatttactcATTTATGTGCaactattttagttatatagtcGACACTCAACCGTCGTAACATCTatgttatcttataaaataaacataatatttcaagttagtaggtatttaatacagcaaaaaaataatttgtgaaatatgactatttaacaattgtgcgtaatattgttataatttgttctTCAGCTACTTCGAATAGAatactgaattatttatatttatatatttcagtagattttagattataaCAGTACATTTAAAGCAATAAAACGTTAACAAAACGCtgttatttttagttcaatTTTTGGTATTTCTTAGTGTAATAATACTGAAATCAGTTTACTagttttttagtattacaatATCCGTACTCTTATGATAGTggtattatctttaaaattattgaaaccacACAAGTCATTACATTGGAGATctcaactaaaaaattatctctGGCACCTATATCGTGGCAACTGGCAGACTATATTGTCTCAATCCGAACCGTGAAAGGCAGAAAACTGGACCAAAAGTATTTCAAAAGGCttctttttatttgaaaatccaTGCCACCCATGCTATCCTTATTCCATATTATACAATCCACTCATACACTTTTTGTAAAACGAAAATGCATTTATGGTCtttaaaaatgcttttaatattcaaagttataaattataaataatttcaatgcgCAGTTTATagctttaataaatatttatattcatataatggatgtttataatattatatataataataattcgtttttaagaaataataaagttataagatagtgtaaatattgttattcatcataatataaattcattgctttaattttgtttttaactttgtgcttattttaaaactgaatttgtaaaaaaatatttatgcagaccataatattattataggtagcgTTATTAATTGTCCTGAAAATCGTTCTGTTTACCATTTAAGCTATCTCATCTTGTATATTTCTTTAACATATATTCACTATGGAGTTTATTTCTGCGGGTTTCCTAAGTGATTGGTAGACTACAAGTCTAGACACCTCATTCTTACTATTGATAGGTTAggtatcaaattaataaaaaaaaaatgttgattgtttttttctattacatttttaatttattgatttattataatatacttttatagtattgtaagtttaaattagttatttctcTATATCTATGGTtggtaatagtttttttatattggatACTGTAATTGGTTTTTGTgctataatacaaatagaatatttttccatactactatgataatataattttatttcttgaaTCTTTCTTCTTAAAAAGACTTTGGTTGATTTACAACAAGCAATAAATTAGAAGGTATaggttttaaagttaattctGAACCGTTGAATTTAGtttgaaatttacaattataatcacataaaattaaacaacgaATGGAATTCTAAATATCTACcacgttaatatattatatattatacttattagttattattctataatactaCGTTGAATAATGAAGAATAGTTATCACagctaacaatttattttatttttattgatttaataacgatgataatttacataaaaattctgctattacaatattatatgttgttaTTGAGATTGTACTACATACCGTctagcttaaaataaataatggtaaaGATTAATAATCGACTATAACTGAGAAAAGAATATAGACTGTAACTTGAAAATGAATCCACGACAGTATACAGTTAAAACTGAAATAACAGAGAAGGATAATAATTGagcgtttataaaatttaattagaaaacataattagaattataattattgtcgaTAGCAACTGTTATGACGAATTaggtttaacaattaaattgtacAGCTGAATAATATCTGGTCATTTTTCGCCAATTAAAACatgattatgtataaattaaataacaatttgaaaaattatatttcatttccaGAACTTGTTTCAATTTTGTACGCttctactattatatttttatttattgcttttatTATGGTCATAACTATTATACCGTATAGGTAAGtcgtaaatgtacataattaaatacatcataCGGTAAATACTACGATGAATGATGAATGACATAACTGTAAGATCGCAGTTGTTAAATGTGtatctacaatataatatacctacgtacataattttcacaatattaATGACTATCGTGTTAACCTCAACCATAATTGCCTAATATGCctttgtacaataaattatatattactattttataagaaaaaaataagttttatattatatatttcgtgtatttcatgaaattaataattttttaacataatcaaATGGGGATCATGAGAAattctgataaaatattttcatatataaaataacattttaataatatatgataacaatacaattttgcattgtgtattttactttaagtattatttatttctcttTCACTAATTACTAACGAGTAACGATCTTaatcttataatttgattatcttaattaaaaacaggtttttcaattacttaccgctttataagaaattttaaattattaaattaaaaatgtgctaTCAAATAATTGCTGtatgtatgaaattattatattataaaaacacacatacggcttgtaatatattatattgtatttcaaaaaaaaagtgttcagtatataaaaacttcaatggtcgtgaataaaaatgtatgtgatttggtataaaattactttaaaataatctttataaataataataaaattaataatttaaactattaatcttaaactgataaaatatttgtaatgacTTGACGTAACCtacatatactaaaatattattttctaaattatttatacatatttttatttgtaatatttatttttcaatgtagAATATCaaaccataaataaataccatattataatccaTTGATTCAATGAAACTGATGAGAAATAAGATAATTcattagtgaataatattatatttaaataagtttgtaTGTgaggtatttaattatttttttttaatgttttctaattatttttaattatgaacgttaaaattaaaagcatcggtcattatttttttccttaatattacatatttacttaaaacattGTATAACGCTAACTTATCTATTTACTTATCAGAACTcttgttttttgtaaaaaaatcattatttataatttataataaaacataatatattataattactattgatTTGTCAAACTATGCATTtcgttcataaattatataataacgttttttgtTCGCaactaagaaaatatattttagtagatcactattattaaagttatatagtTTCACATTATATCTACGACCACGTCTGTAACAATGAAATATGTTCACCAATGAACGTAGGTATTCAactagataatttatattatatattatttagtaccactcgtgtgtatgtgtatgaaATCgtctaataatactatacgtaTAGTGTGTATCActacaatgttattattatattgatgaaaaCGTTGTAatcgcataaaaataatagtataaaataaaataatataatattacacgaacgttgtattattatgaccaGCGGTAATGTGTgtaaacaatatgatattttcaCGGCgactaaaacattatttcaataattaaatggtaCCTAATAAATCGTTAGCCGTGTGCGCGATTCCGATTGAACGCCTGAGCAGACGAAATACCGCAGCCAACTCGACTCGCGGTCGATACGAACGGCgcactaatattatatgaatatgatgATGTTTGTTTGATTATCGGCAGTAATGGTATTTTGTTGCGGTCCCTGACCCCTCTTGTCTACAGAATAACAATACTAATACCATAGATATCGTGTTAGAATATAATACGCGATTTAACAAATTGCCCAACAGTTTATAATGATGACATTGCTTGATTcgctatgataatatttgaatacatttttcttcggGACTCATAAATTTCATCGTTTTCGGTATCACTACTACATATTTCGATACATATTTCATACCCAAGACTTTGTCACCGGTTAACAGTCAGCTAACTACGACATTGTCGTCGATTGTATAACAAACGCTTATTTCGTTGATCGATAGTAAGGTTGTCTGCCACAATTTACCAATCAAGAAGTCCGCGCcttcattattttctaaacatcATATATCTTATTCATGTTGAAATACCCaaatgttatgtaaaaaaCTTATCGAGTTATCGCGATTTtactgtaaaatgtataatgttaaattcgGGTATTCTACAAAAGAGGTAGCATCCCTCTGGATTGCTGTTCATCCTCCTCCCCACGACAAATACAACTGTCAACAAAATGAGCTGTATCCAAGTTCGGTTCCgagaactttttttataccaaTTCCATTTCGGTTAAAAAAAGATACATACCAATGCCGtacggattaaaaaaaaaagttattcacCAGTTCCGCCCcaattaaaaaagatatatacCAATTCCattcttaataaaaaagaaaattaactacaatatttgtaagtaaaaattattttaagtacctactgaTGTACTTAATTTGGTTTCGTTAActgatatcatattatctttatttctaaataatataaaattattattctcagTTATCGACGTTATTaagttgtacattttatatacctatattataatataaaataacatacaaaaatGACTGTATTGCAGTATCTGAATGTTTGACACAAGGCAGAATCAGTatatccattaaaaaaaaacccccaGGACGGAACTATTATCTTTAAAGTCAATTTGTATATATGAGACGGAACTTGGATGCAGCCATTTATGAAATGTACAATACTCATCAATTAGTTCTATGCGTACCAATTGGCACTGCTGCACTGTTGTAATTGTACTGAATGTTAACctgaattatattcaatacaacGAATCGAATTAGGTGAAAACTTCGAAATGGGATGGGACACAAGACACAAGACGTATAGGAATATTAATATCGTGTGAAAATGAGAATCGGAGGCGAAATAGACCCGCCTCGAGAGAGTAAAGAAAACGCAATCGAtttgtataaaagaaaaaaatatttatcacgttaaaaatgataatttgtataaaataaataatatgttacgtaTCAAGTCGCACTGAgtcaatgttaataaatatcactatataatgtatgaccgatgtaaaaaaaaataagactaCAAAGCGAGATTCCCAGAAAAATTGTCTGGACTCaacattgaatatttgatGACGTGTGTTTTGCTAGGCTAAGACCTATAGTACCCTGAAGATTTGGACAGCCTAACGTTTGGCCGTAGCTCCAACGCCATTTTACTgttgtgaaatattattaccaacgATGACTTGACTGCGTATTTCCCTTCGAGTAATGTGCGTGTGCCTTGTgagattgtatatattatgaatgaaacattataatattattattatcgcgtATGTCATGGTGCAACAGTTCGAAAACGGCGAGCGATCGGTGAAAACCGAAACAATGCGAACATTAACCATTCCGGCCCCGCTGCATTCGTGATGTCTAAACTACCTGATGAAATCGCGACCGCGGCCGGCCGTGTCCAAAGCTATCAGTATTCCTgtgtggtatattatattattattattattattattattattattattgttatttttttattattggctACGTCCAAAGTCTTCGCGTTTGTTTGAGAACATCGTGGTGAAGTTCAAGGCCGCCAATTGGCACCGATAAATAGACGTTTTAGATTGTTCACCGGACGTCGACTtcgcttttttttcttttttttttttttagaaatcggttttaatttcttgaatAAATTTTGCGTAAGTAATTCTTACGCACGAGATGTCAGTCAAACAACGATCGAGCCGAACTCAATATTATGGagaataacgattttatagttaaaacagCAAACATAGGTTGTTGTTGAAcgcctttttaattttattcatctgCATTCTacgtatttcaaaataatcgtaTTGTTGACACACATTTACTATTTCAaccaattttcattaaaatctcatagaattttatttattgacttaTTGTGTTTGagtaaagtttaaaaacatataacttcaataattcataactaaaaatataatattaatacacaatatttataatcaaacaattaGAATATCGTTAACATAAACTTGACTAATATACCACttactgtaataattattgtattattacaacattaagttgaaataagttaatattaaaaaatgtaatttcctaaaatttttcattttaaacgaatattaaaattattgtatattattatgctaataatatgtgtatctaTAGTATCCATAGTATTACAAATTtcctcaaattatatatagaaatactaTCGCATACACCTTTATCTgagtttcataatatttttaaacccaaaaattgacatagttattttcaatacaaaatagtagaatgctgataatataaaaatgtgtatttcatTTCTCACGCCCGAATGGTgcgagatttaaaaataaattattacgaaaTACGAATTACAGTTGACAGATTGTCGAAGTTAGCTGAAGACAAATTTTCAGGTTCGTGTAATGCAATTGGGTCAACAAATCTTGTTGAATCAACCAAGGacgaaaataaatcataagcaACCCGTATAACCTTTGTATAATACACTAAGATTCTGACTACCAAAGACTGAAAAGGAACAGAAAGGTGTAGAGCAAAGTATCAAGTCATTTAGTAGAAGTTTATTTCTTACGCTAAAAGTATTGTACGCGTAACATAACAGGCAAAATGTGTAACAGAACAATTCAAGCGAAATGGCGTAGAGATACATGAGAAAAAAAgtgttttcttaaattaaaattaaatatgttcacATTATAAGAAACATTAACAACTTACGGTTTTCTTAAGCGTGaaagattattgttatttaaaaagtctACAGTGAATGTATTACGTAAAATCTGTAGAACCACTGCTGAGAATACTATACCTACatcgttaatattattcaaatattcgtttgtttaattttttaattttaattagttattttaaaaaaagttttactttttaatgattatcatattataatttattaggcaCCTACTTTTgagattattaaaatgataaatataaatcataccgtatgttgcatattattatttgtgggtgtagatttaaattaagtatagttgacatagttataataacgATTGTTTAGTAGGTAGATatcaacaaaattgatttctattataacaataacaaaatattaatttttatgtaacgaaaatagataaatcaaaCGTTTAATCTAATCattgtgttgtataataaacatcatagtatgtaataatataatataacgtataggttataaatctttatcttttattatgttaaagttTCTAATAAAGGTACTAACTATACGATAGGTACGTCTTATTTCTATACgtgaatgttaattattatttcatttctgaatgattttaataaatgtaaattaataagattttaatCTCGTccgtaaaatagtttaaatacgaatatacaataccaaaatatttaaagcggCTCAACGAACAATTATaggattaataatttatagataggtACAACAGATGTTTTTGgttatacctaatttataacttataagaaataatggatgtcttaaaattattataatcggtaATTTGTTTTGCTAAAAGGGTATCTAAATAACAAGTTGATGCCGTACTACTATACCTGCATAAGCTATGGTCTACATTAATCCAatcgttattgttttattgagttACATATACAACACTCGTGAACAACGACTAAGTGATTGTTCGTGTAATGAATAATTCGAAAAATTAGTCACCGTTTTTACACTTAAATTTGACTGACAGGTTAGTGTAACGTTTTTATTagacattaattatttgtttaacttaCACATATAGGTTAGTCTTGTTGCACGATTTGTaactagtaataatagtattaaaatgcatttatatacaatttactttCATTAATGGTTAAGCAGTATACAATACTTCAACCAATTTACAAGTggaaatgataaaattgttttacctAGATTTGTATTGTCGTTAAAAGtccattgaaaaataatattatttaattacacaatACCTTTAATGTCAACAAAATCGAcgttattttgaataacaaataattgcaCAACAGtcgattgtaaataaaatttattttgaaaacttacAGGTAACTTACTAATAagtgtaatatttgtattgttacaaaaattatttaacgtgttgtaagtaataataataatatcatgccgagcttacaaaatatattaccgtctaatttttatttttgaaatagtttTCCTGCGGTCATTTATAATAGAGCGATTGTCTGTGAAAATACGAAACATTAACACTGCAGGGACATTGTTGAGACGAGATATTTTAAAGCCACATTACGGCGTGCGTAATATTATCGAACCTATAGCTATGTACAATATAGAACAAAACGAATATCTATAACAGTGTATTtcagaatatataatacatatacttagTAGTTGGTGTAGatcattttcaattatacgtaatattacataaaaacaattttattatgtagatCGTTGTCAGGATGAAGTAGGTAGATACTTGCCATATTCGCTGCAGTCGTGAAAAGACCCGCGGGGTAGTGCCGCAACTATAATGTAaacgcaataataattattgacccATGCGTCATCATAATTCCATTTGACCTTTTCCTACATTAATTTTCGTCAAATGGTTCGTAAATCGGCGTAGagcctttaatttttttattttttgcacggcggttttaccataatatatatatatatatatatattgtcatgTGTTAACTAAAAAACGGTGTATACCTTTGACGTTTTAGTGACAGATTACAACATCTAACGGGAGAATTTTGatgtttatgattataaaaacactTGTTATACCGAGTCcaatttaacgtatattaaaatgaaacattttttaccgATGACCTGCACGTAATAATTACACGGAGCTAGCCATGGAACGGGACtacttagattattattatacattatgtaaagtaatcaaaaatagttataccTATGATATGGAACTCGGTGTTATTATAGAACAGGATGAAACGTGCATCTGGcatgtatatctatattatgtaaaaatgattgtttCTTTGTTTGTTTGTCCTCTTCAAACTCAAAAAACTACTGGACcgttttcaataaaagttatatcaaTAGATTTCTAGAGACTCAAAAGGATTTTGTAGCTTTGCATTAAGCCCATATAAGTCGCTATAGGATATAACTCGTACTCGtacatgaattttattttagttcgcggaaatcgaatatttttttcatattccgggcgataaatgtattgattttacaatgatgtgtgtttttgtCTGTCTGTCATCACCTTTTTAggtcaataaaaatttttgaattttcaaaaatggaaGACGTTTCTGGTTACAAAAATTGGATCTGGTTGGTACTTAAGGAAATCAAAAATAGaaagtaaattttactatcggataaattaataaaaatattaggaaaAGGACATTTTTACGCAAATGCcacttttttccaatttttttttttttgtgtagcttgaaaataaataatcataaatactttaattctcgtaaaatgtttttataatcattttctatttgcgataacattttcaaaataattcaacttattttagtttttttctataaatattgattaaagatACAAGGTagaaatgtttacaaatttaataaaatctcttcatacatttattaatatctaaaacaaaaaatattggcaATCTGTAGtcacaatcattttttttaaatattttaaaattacaattttgcgaaaaaaatttgaaaatttattaaatacaaagttttccaacttatgaataaaaaaaaattctaccgaaaagctaaattaattatttattatgatttatcaatttgaaatttttacgaCATTTTCAAACTCTTTTTGAGCTATATGTAAGCATgacgaattttgaattttttgtgaaatttcATTCAATATCAAATCGTAACAAGAAATGTGTTTTGCatttaatcttatatttttatcttttatacaatttgtggGATtccatttttatctttaaatactgGTCACTCGATCGCTGAAGTCTTGTTCACTATTTAAAGCGTttggtttatatatattttgtagttttttttcctaaaaaaaaatgtcagtgGTTAGGAGTTTCCGTTGTTTAGAGGTGGCCATTAGTGGAAGTTTCGCTGATTattacgcataatattattatattctataaaaatacagcATTATAAGTGCGTGATTATCTTCGAGCACTCGACTTTTACCGTAAGAAATCGTgtgtaactaaaaataaatggttttttttttcagtaactatattatgtatgtcaaCAATACCTACGTTACATATtacgtatagtataaattatacacgttctatatgattataatttatagatagtgTTAAATCGTCACTTTAGACCTAAACTCATAAGGCCGATTTATGCGGCACTGTGACCGCGAGAACCTCCCAATTACGAGTCAATTACGATGTTTGAATTTATTCCGCGGACGTCATCAAGCCTAATATATCATTCTATAGTAGCATTATTGTCGTCTGCAGACGAGCTGGATAACGCACATAATATCTCATCTGCTATATAGCCTGTAGAGACTATAGATCTTGCGACTGacgtgtacaaaatattattattgtgataccGTATGCGCCGTTGAACAATGTGTTTAAGAggtactacctatataatataaaaacgacaaaaacaatataacgtATCGACGCTTAAACCTGGACAAAGAACCGAGCGCGCGTACAACAATAAAACGACGTTAAATGAACTTTACAGCACGGCGCGCGAACCCGTTACGGGTCTAAACGTCATCCGGGGGCAATCGATATCATACATCTATAATATACTGCCCATATGCTATTATGTGCCACACAGctagtacaataaaaatagtaatcaaAGGTGCGGTAAATAAGCGATAATAGGTTTTCGCCGGTtgcattatgttattaatcattattatactataatatattattgtgttttccgAGACCCGGTATATAGATCTAGGAGATCTTGGCAAATATTAATTGGAGGACTTAACGCTTAAATATTCTACGCACCCGAATTAATCacgattcaataatttttagcaGAAACGCTACAAAGGAAGTtactttgtaatttattacaat includes the following:
- the LOC113551565 gene encoding uncharacterized protein LOC113551565; amino-acid sequence: MMLVKSVIIVLLGLCTCYGQNAEDYNEGNDQSVVSARKSQDVSILKQIHRHNEDGSYTYGYEGSDGSFKIETKTVTGEVTGKYGYVDDSGKLRVVEYGANRYGFQPSGEGITVPSPTLVELRPDDDERDEEPPVPAKRPSSAKPAKPLYRPQQIPQPQQPQPISVASDFDDGEWTAQPAATRPQQPAPPSHHRPSATATRPNKSMPPVSGSFRAVSVDEQSSDSGPSASFRSVQDFGDRRLAARNERPPPQTSAAVDHSYRTFEEHQEPLTEPPTLYQAVAKPAARRSGTASSASRPAAPKLSNNYRTAPRQMRTGGVLDQLAEQYALPESRSPVSHDFSFGSDS